A single genomic interval of Plantibacter sp. Leaf314 harbors:
- a CDS encoding 5-oxoprolinase subunit PxpA, with protein MAQVDLNSDLGEVWRGASTADDDAMFALITSANIACGFHAGDDTSMRDAVRRATASAVSLGAHPSYRDEAGFGRRDRDVLPEVLEAEVLEQLRALGRAVDEVREVDGDGPRLAYVKPHGALYNRIAHDRVQAVAVVRAVLAASEELGRSLPVLGMPGSVIEGEVRAAGLRFVAEAFVDRGYRSDGSLVPRDQPGALLTDETEAARRAVTLVLDRRITTVDGVERELEAASLCVHGDTPGAVSMAAAVRAALVADGVELVAPW; from the coding sequence GTGGCCCAGGTGGACCTCAACAGCGATCTCGGGGAGGTCTGGCGCGGTGCGTCGACGGCCGACGACGACGCGATGTTCGCCCTGATCACGAGCGCGAACATCGCCTGCGGCTTCCACGCCGGCGACGACACGTCCATGCGCGACGCCGTCCGTCGCGCGACGGCCAGCGCGGTGTCCCTCGGCGCCCATCCCTCCTACCGGGACGAGGCGGGCTTCGGCCGACGCGACCGGGACGTCCTGCCCGAGGTGCTCGAAGCCGAGGTCCTCGAGCAGCTGCGGGCCTTGGGCCGGGCGGTCGACGAGGTCCGCGAGGTCGACGGCGACGGACCCCGGCTCGCGTACGTGAAACCGCACGGCGCCCTCTACAACCGGATCGCGCACGATCGGGTCCAGGCGGTGGCGGTCGTGCGGGCGGTGCTCGCGGCCTCCGAGGAGCTCGGGCGGTCGCTCCCCGTCCTCGGCATGCCGGGCTCCGTCATCGAGGGGGAGGTCCGAGCCGCCGGGCTCCGGTTCGTCGCGGAGGCCTTCGTCGACCGAGGCTACCGCTCGGACGGCTCGCTCGTCCCACGTGATCAGCCGGGAGCCCTGCTGACCGACGAGACGGAGGCCGCCCGCCGCGCCGTCACCCTCGTCCTCGACCGTCGGATCACCACGGTCGACGGCGTCGAACGGGAACTCGAAGCCGCCTCACTCTGCGTGCACGGTGACACCCCCGGAGCCGTGTCGATGGCGGCGGCGGTCAGGGCGGCCCTCGTGGCGGACGGCGTCGAGCTGGTCGCACCGTGGTGA
- a CDS encoding SprT-like domain-containing protein — MAELSRVTAWAQALIVLHLDPAVWTFGFDNAKRRAGLCNFTTKRITVSRYLAARYDDDEIHQILLHEVAHALAGARAGHGPKWRKVAEELGYEGSRLHEGQTADELAPWVGTCPSGHVLYRHRRPSRATSCGKCSRSYDERFLLSWVHREVTPAMRRRAAAFDGSTPNDPAVGS, encoded by the coding sequence ATGGCAGAACTGAGTCGGGTCACGGCGTGGGCACAGGCCCTCATCGTGCTGCACCTCGACCCGGCGGTGTGGACGTTCGGATTCGACAACGCGAAGCGCCGAGCCGGTCTCTGCAACTTCACGACGAAGCGGATCACCGTCTCCCGGTACCTCGCCGCCCGCTACGACGACGACGAGATCCACCAGATCCTGCTGCACGAGGTCGCCCACGCGCTCGCCGGGGCGCGGGCCGGGCACGGGCCCAAGTGGCGCAAGGTCGCCGAGGAACTCGGCTACGAAGGCTCACGACTCCACGAGGGCCAGACCGCGGACGAGCTCGCGCCCTGGGTGGGCACCTGTCCGTCCGGACACGTCCTGTACCGGCACCGGCGCCCGAGCCGTGCCACCTCCTGTGGCAAGTGCTCGCGCTCGTACGACGAACGGTTCCTCCTCAGCTGGGTGCACCGCGAGGTCACCCCGGCGATGCGCCGTCGTGCGGCCGCGTTCGACGGTTCGACCCCGAACGACCCGGCCGTCGGCTCGTGA
- a CDS encoding sorbosone dehydrogenase family protein produces MASTQTPTRRGLRAPAALTTLFAAALALVACTEAEPRSPGTAALSPSPVPSESASAPADPVGPVAPTGAATTVVGGLEAPWSMVRLPSGSTLVSQRDAGDILELVSGGDVRQLGVVPGVAAGGEGGLLGLAVLTPEPSTEDSTWVYAYLTTASDNRIVRMPLTGEAGSYALGAVDEVLVGIPRAGNHNGGRIAFGPDGMLYATAGDAGDRNLAQDGDSLGGKILRLTPEGAVPADNPFPGSPVYSFGHRNPQGLAWDRDGGLWASEFGQNTWDELNRITPGGNYGWPIAEGIAGADGMIDPVAQWATEDASPSGLAIVDDTIFMASLRGERLYGITDGVHVPAGSTTLVGVVDAVPYLVGEFGRIRDVVAGPPGTIWILTNNTDGRGSPGADDDRIVELPLEPLAPR; encoded by the coding sequence ATGGCCAGCACGCAGACGCCGACACGACGGGGCCTGCGTGCGCCCGCCGCGCTCACCACCCTGTTCGCCGCCGCGCTGGCACTCGTCGCCTGCACGGAGGCCGAGCCCCGCTCGCCGGGCACGGCGGCGCTCTCCCCTTCCCCCGTGCCGAGCGAGTCGGCGTCGGCGCCCGCGGATCCCGTCGGGCCCGTCGCACCGACCGGTGCCGCCACCACCGTCGTCGGCGGCCTGGAAGCGCCCTGGTCGATGGTGAGGCTCCCCTCGGGAAGCACGCTCGTGAGTCAGCGCGACGCCGGCGACATCCTCGAACTCGTCAGCGGCGGAGACGTCCGTCAGCTCGGTGTCGTCCCGGGCGTCGCCGCCGGCGGGGAGGGTGGGCTGCTGGGCCTCGCCGTGCTCACCCCGGAGCCGTCGACCGAGGACAGCACGTGGGTCTACGCCTACCTCACGACGGCCTCCGACAACCGCATCGTCCGGATGCCGCTCACGGGCGAGGCCGGCTCGTATGCCCTCGGCGCGGTCGACGAGGTGCTCGTGGGCATCCCGCGTGCCGGCAACCACAACGGCGGGCGCATCGCGTTCGGCCCGGACGGCATGCTCTACGCGACGGCCGGTGACGCCGGAGACCGGAACCTCGCGCAGGACGGCGACAGCCTCGGTGGCAAGATCCTCCGGCTCACCCCGGAGGGCGCGGTACCGGCTGACAACCCCTTCCCCGGCTCACCCGTCTACTCCTTCGGCCACCGCAACCCGCAGGGCCTCGCCTGGGATCGTGACGGCGGACTCTGGGCGAGTGAGTTCGGACAGAACACCTGGGACGAGCTCAACCGGATCACACCAGGCGGCAACTACGGTTGGCCGATCGCCGAAGGGATCGCCGGAGCGGACGGCATGATCGACCCGGTCGCGCAGTGGGCCACCGAGGACGCCAGCCCGAGCGGCCTGGCGATCGTCGACGACACGATCTTCATGGCGTCCCTCCGCGGTGAGCGTCTGTACGGGATCACCGACGGCGTGCACGTGCCGGCCGGGAGCACGACCCTCGTCGGCGTCGTGGACGCCGTCCCCTACCTCGTCGGCGAGTTCGGGAGGATCCGCGACGTCGTCGCCGGCCCGCCCGGGACGATCTGGATCCTCACCAACAACACGGACGGCCGCGGTTCACCGGGCGCCGACGACGACCGGATCGTCGAGCTCCCCCTCGAGCCGCTCGCACCGCGATGA
- a CDS encoding DinB family protein, with amino-acid sequence MADWGDRPQPPERGAERETIEGFLDLQRASIVWKALGLTDELAAKRLLPSITTVSGVIRHLADVERSWFREDMDGQSGVPARWTDDDPDGEWRVTAENSLAEIIADYEAACAESREVASRYGLDDLCRGNDQRFTLRWIELHMIEETARHLGHLDVLRELLDGRTGE; translated from the coding sequence ATGGCCGACTGGGGCGACCGCCCGCAACCGCCTGAGCGCGGCGCGGAGCGCGAGACGATCGAGGGCTTCCTCGATCTGCAGCGCGCCAGCATCGTCTGGAAGGCGCTCGGACTGACCGACGAGCTCGCGGCCAAACGACTGCTGCCGAGCATCACGACGGTCTCGGGCGTCATCCGACACCTCGCCGATGTCGAGCGCAGCTGGTTCCGCGAGGACATGGACGGCCAGTCCGGCGTGCCTGCGCGGTGGACCGACGACGACCCCGACGGCGAGTGGCGGGTGACGGCCGAGAACAGCCTTGCCGAGATCATCGCGGACTACGAGGCGGCGTGTGCGGAGTCCCGCGAGGTGGCGTCCCGGTACGGCCTCGACGACCTCTGTCGCGGCAACGACCAACGGTTCACCCTGCGGTGGATCGAGCTCCACATGATCGAGGAGACCGCCAGGCACCTCGGCCACCTCGACGTCCTCCGCGAACTGCTCGACGGCCGCACCGGCGAGTAG
- a CDS encoding DUF1697 domain-containing protein: MTGDPVPADRWIALLRGVNVGGVTIRSVELAEVFRSLGCTEVRTVLASGNVVFTDPGLAPAAATTDTRGALKLRIEQALADAFGYEAWIVLSHQRALADVVGAYPWAETEQVQPYVMFSSEQASLDALLAFAETAGDQPDRVSSGDGVLYWEVPKGSSTDTAFAKESSKARFKPHVTTRNLRTLRKLL, encoded by the coding sequence GTGACCGGCGACCCGGTCCCCGCCGACCGCTGGATCGCACTCCTGCGCGGGGTGAACGTCGGCGGTGTCACGATCCGCTCGGTGGAGCTCGCCGAGGTGTTCCGCTCGCTCGGATGCACGGAGGTGCGCACCGTCCTCGCGAGCGGCAACGTGGTCTTCACCGATCCCGGGCTCGCGCCCGCCGCGGCGACGACCGACACGCGGGGCGCACTCAAGCTCCGCATCGAGCAGGCCCTGGCCGACGCCTTCGGCTACGAGGCCTGGATCGTCCTCAGCCATCAGCGTGCGCTCGCGGACGTCGTCGGCGCCTATCCCTGGGCGGAGACCGAGCAGGTCCAGCCGTACGTCATGTTCTCCTCGGAGCAGGCCTCGCTCGACGCCCTGCTGGCGTTCGCCGAGACGGCCGGAGATCAGCCCGACCGGGTCTCCTCCGGCGACGGCGTCCTCTACTGGGAGGTCCCGAAGGGCTCGAGCACCGACACCGCGTTCGCGAAGGAGTCGTCGAAGGCCCGGTTCAAGCCGCACGTCACCACGCGCAACCTGCGGACGCTGCGCAAGCTCCTCTGA
- a CDS encoding spermidine synthase, protein MDEAQVRLGVSGYLARIEADRFVPGTYQLVVDGTPQSHVNLDQPEELFFEYVQRIGHIIDEIADPGQPITAVHLGAGALTLPRYVEATRPGSRQQVVELERELIDLVREHLPWSKRAQIRVRYGDAREIVAKLPPGLRGTVDLVVVDIFSGANTPAHVTSTEFYASAVELLSPTGVIVVNVADGRGLAFARGQAATLSASVAHVAALAETQILKGRRFGNVVLVGSNTALPLDFLPRLLAAGPHPAKAVAGAELRAFIAGAQVVTDGTAVPSPKPAQGIFQTKG, encoded by the coding sequence ATGGACGAGGCACAGGTACGACTCGGCGTCAGCGGTTACCTGGCCAGGATCGAGGCCGACCGCTTCGTGCCCGGCACCTACCAGCTGGTGGTCGACGGCACCCCGCAGTCCCACGTCAACCTCGACCAGCCCGAGGAGCTCTTCTTCGAGTACGTCCAGCGCATCGGCCACATCATCGACGAGATCGCCGACCCCGGTCAGCCGATCACGGCCGTCCACCTGGGCGCCGGCGCGCTCACGCTCCCCCGTTACGTGGAGGCTACTCGGCCGGGATCGCGCCAGCAGGTCGTCGAACTCGAGCGGGAACTCATCGACCTCGTGCGTGAGCACCTGCCCTGGTCGAAGCGGGCGCAGATCCGGGTCCGCTACGGCGACGCTCGAGAGATCGTCGCGAAGCTGCCCCCGGGCCTCCGCGGCACGGTCGACCTCGTGGTCGTGGACATCTTCAGCGGCGCGAACACGCCGGCACACGTGACGAGCACGGAGTTCTACGCCTCGGCGGTCGAGCTGCTCTCGCCGACCGGCGTGATCGTCGTGAACGTCGCCGACGGTCGTGGCCTCGCCTTCGCCCGTGGGCAGGCCGCCACCCTGTCGGCGTCGGTGGCGCACGTGGCCGCACTGGCGGAGACGCAGATCCTCAAGGGACGGCGGTTCGGCAACGTCGTCCTCGTCGGCTCGAACACCGCCCTCCCACTCGACTTCCTGCCGCGACTCCTCGCCGCCGGGCCCCACCCGGCGAAGGCGGTCGCGGGCGCTGAGCTGCGTGCCTTCATCGCGGGTGCGCAGGTCGTGACGGACGGGACCGCCGTCCCCTCCCCGAAACCCGCCCAGGGCATCTTCCAGACGAAGGGCTGA
- a CDS encoding TspO/MBR family protein: protein MTGTERPTTADRIRQSAVAVSAVLAIIGSYLGSGAAGGTQIQNAANGALSASSTPIAPDGPAFSIWGVIYLGLVAYAVWQFLPSQTSRERHRRLGSWVVASLLLNAAWILVVQAGFLVLSVFVIVALLGVLARIFVIVLRTRPSGVADAIITDGTMGLYLGWVCVATAANLTAALVGSGIGSADGPAAGVWAIVVLAVAGAVGVVLAVVGRGRLAPMLSLCWGLAWVAVGRFTGELLSTEAGVAASIAAVVVAVVTVAVRVTRGRDRAALVDA from the coding sequence ATGACCGGTACCGAACGACCCACCACCGCGGACCGCATCCGGCAGAGCGCCGTGGCCGTCAGCGCGGTCCTCGCGATCATCGGCTCGTACCTCGGGTCGGGCGCCGCCGGTGGCACGCAGATCCAGAACGCCGCGAACGGAGCCCTGAGCGCCTCGTCGACCCCGATCGCCCCCGACGGGCCGGCGTTCTCCATCTGGGGTGTCATCTACCTCGGGCTCGTCGCCTACGCGGTCTGGCAGTTCCTGCCCTCGCAGACGAGCCGCGAGCGCCACCGTCGTCTCGGCTCCTGGGTCGTCGCGAGCCTGCTGCTGAACGCGGCGTGGATCCTCGTCGTCCAGGCGGGGTTCCTGGTCCTCAGCGTGTTCGTGATCGTCGCGCTCCTCGGCGTCCTGGCGCGCATCTTCGTGATCGTGCTCCGCACCCGGCCGAGCGGCGTGGCCGACGCGATCATCACCGACGGCACGATGGGCCTCTATCTCGGTTGGGTGTGCGTCGCGACGGCGGCCAACCTCACCGCGGCGCTCGTCGGATCAGGGATCGGCAGCGCCGACGGGCCCGCCGCCGGCGTCTGGGCGATCGTCGTCCTCGCGGTCGCCGGCGCGGTCGGGGTCGTGCTCGCGGTCGTCGGTCGCGGACGCCTCGCCCCGATGCTGTCGCTCTGCTGGGGCCTCGCGTGGGTGGCCGTCGGCCGCTTCACCGGTGAACTCCTGTCGACCGAGGCGGGGGTCGCGGCGTCGATCGCCGCGGTCGTGGTCGCCGTCGTCACCGTGGCCGTCCGGGTCACCCGCGGACGCGACCGCGCAGCACTCGTCGACGCCTGA